One genomic region from Devosia neptuniae encodes:
- a CDS encoding carbohydrate ABC transporter permease, whose amino-acid sequence MLRRKRWLFAILAILPTLALFAWLRMYPIFETLRLSLHKWDILSKNKPFIGLANFQELMSDRLFHEALLNTTIIAFGVLIITIPTAMVLAAMIHYRTRSRASGFYETAIFLPHVVSLVPAAMAWKWIFDARLGPLNAVLTFFGFEPQAWLFDPTLSVISVIVLCSWQALGYAVLIYLVGFKSLPVSLFEAAKLDGASGPQSFWFLSMPMLKPITLYVSVVTLVSGFNVYAQAFVLASDAQGAPGRQVRVLVLDMLENSFRNYRVGYAASEAVVLLVIVLVLTLIQFSLLRERGRA is encoded by the coding sequence ATGCTGCGGCGCAAGAGATGGCTCTTTGCGATCCTCGCCATCCTGCCCACGCTGGCGCTCTTTGCCTGGCTGCGCATGTATCCCATTTTTGAGACCCTGCGGCTGAGCCTGCATAAATGGGACATTCTCTCCAAGAACAAGCCCTTCATCGGCCTGGCCAATTTCCAGGAGCTGATGAGCGACCGCCTGTTTCACGAAGCACTGCTGAACACCACCATCATTGCCTTCGGCGTGCTGATCATCACCATCCCCACCGCGATGGTGCTGGCGGCGATGATCCACTACCGGACGCGTTCGCGGGCATCGGGCTTTTACGAGACGGCTATCTTCCTGCCGCATGTGGTGTCGCTGGTGCCCGCAGCCATGGCCTGGAAATGGATTTTCGACGCCCGGCTTGGGCCGCTGAACGCCGTGCTGACCTTTTTCGGTTTCGAGCCTCAGGCCTGGCTGTTTGATCCGACCCTTTCGGTGATTAGCGTCATCGTGCTGTGTTCGTGGCAGGCGCTCGGTTATGCAGTGTTGATCTATCTCGTGGGCTTCAAGAGCCTGCCGGTATCCCTGTTCGAGGCCGCCAAGCTGGATGGCGCATCAGGTCCACAATCATTCTGGTTCCTGTCCATGCCGATGCTCAAGCCCATCACGCTATACGTGTCGGTGGTGACCCTGGTGTCCGGGTTCAACGTCTATGCCCAGGCCTTCGTGCTGGCCTCGGACGCACAGGGCGCGCCGGGCCGGCAGGTGCGCGTGCTGGTGCTCGACATGCTGGAAAACAGCTTCCGCAATTACCGCGTCGGCTATGCCGCGTCCGAGGCGGTGGTCCTCCTCGTTATCGTGCTGGTGCTGACGCTCATCCAGTTCTCCCTGTTGCGGGAAAGGGGGCGCGCATGA
- a CDS encoding ABC transporter ATP-binding protein produces the protein MAAVEITNVAKSFGPTDIIRNINVEVPDGAFVVLVGPSGCGKSTLLRMIAGLEDIDKGEISIGGRVINDVEPKHRDIAMVFQNYALYPHMTIAENMGFSLRLAKQSKAEINQRVGEAARILGLTDYLQRFPKQLSGGQRQRVAMGRAIVRQPQVFLFDEPLSNLDAKLRVQMRGELKDMHARFKTTTIYVTHDQIEAMTMADLIVVMRDGVVEQIGTPLDLYDFPANMFVASFIGSPAMNFLKGTVRQHQGQQIFETGSGFRLPVQAAAGAPEGLTATLGIRPEHLTLSNPGEGIGGRITTIEPTGSETFVVVQLGEDRISALLRQRLTASVGDELWLAPQPDTTHLFDSATTRRLASTGTVTGRG, from the coding sequence ATGGCTGCCGTAGAAATCACCAACGTAGCCAAGTCCTTTGGCCCCACGGACATCATCCGCAACATCAATGTCGAAGTGCCTGATGGCGCTTTCGTGGTGTTGGTGGGTCCCTCGGGCTGCGGAAAATCGACCCTGCTGCGCATGATTGCGGGGCTCGAAGACATCGACAAGGGCGAAATTTCCATCGGCGGTCGGGTCATCAACGACGTCGAGCCCAAGCACCGTGACATCGCCATGGTGTTCCAGAATTATGCACTCTATCCGCACATGACCATCGCCGAGAATATGGGCTTCTCGCTACGCTTGGCTAAGCAGTCCAAGGCCGAAATCAACCAACGGGTCGGCGAGGCTGCGCGCATTCTGGGCCTCACTGATTATCTCCAGCGCTTCCCCAAGCAATTGTCCGGTGGCCAGCGCCAGCGCGTTGCCATGGGTCGCGCCATCGTGCGCCAGCCACAGGTGTTCCTGTTCGATGAACCCCTATCCAATCTCGATGCCAAGCTGCGGGTGCAGATGCGCGGCGAGCTCAAGGACATGCATGCTCGCTTCAAGACCACGACCATCTATGTGACCCACGACCAGATCGAAGCCATGACCATGGCGGACCTGATCGTGGTCATGCGCGACGGCGTCGTGGAGCAGATCGGCACGCCGCTCGATCTCTACGACTTCCCGGCCAATATGTTCGTGGCCAGCTTCATCGGGTCGCCCGCCATGAATTTCCTCAAGGGCACCGTCCGCCAGCACCAGGGCCAGCAGATCTTCGAAACCGGCAGCGGCTTCCGTCTGCCCGTCCAGGCTGCTGCGGGAGCGCCTGAAGGCCTGACGGCAACACTGGGCATTCGGCCGGAACATCTGACGCTATCAAACCCCGGAGAGGGGATTGGCGGCAGGATCACCACCATCGAACCGACGGGTTCGGAGACCTTTGTCGTGGTGCAATTGGGGGAGGACCGGATTTCGGCTTTGCTCCGCCAGCGGCTGACCGCGAGCGTTGGTGATGAATTGTGGCTGGCGCCACAACCAGATACGACACATTTATTCGACAGCGCCACCACCAGGCGATTGGCCAGCACTGGCACGGTAACCGGCCGTGGCTGA
- a CDS encoding N-acetylglucosamine-6-phosphate deacetylase: protein MSKAARIVGRDPADGQGIAIECSEGRIVSMGPTAVDDATPFLSAGFVDLQVNGYAGHDLNAGLPSLQTLEQLARHLLGAGVTCFAPTLITASEQSLCEALSAVAAARRESPLLAEMIAFVHVEGPSLDPADGPRGAHPLEHVRPPSIDEFARWQSAAEGMVGLVTLSPHYAEARAYVEALSAQGVLVSIGHTGATPEQITAAVDAGASLSTHLGNGAASMLPRHPNFIWTQLSDDRLTASFIADGHHLPASTLKAMLRAKTLDKSILVSDAAALGGQPPGRYRSAIGGDVDVSADGRLSVADTPYLAGAGHLLDRNIAYAIKAGEISLAQALNLATCNPGRFVGGRGVLAPGQRADITLFSWAPGDEKLTIEDVFLGGERVLA from the coding sequence GTGAGCAAAGCTGCCCGCATTGTTGGGCGCGATCCGGCAGACGGGCAGGGGATCGCCATAGAATGCAGCGAGGGACGCATCGTCTCCATGGGTCCCACCGCAGTCGATGATGCGACGCCGTTCCTGTCCGCCGGATTCGTCGATCTTCAAGTGAATGGCTATGCCGGGCATGATCTGAACGCTGGCCTACCGAGTTTGCAAACGCTTGAGCAACTGGCGCGTCACCTGCTTGGGGCGGGTGTCACCTGCTTTGCGCCGACGCTTATCACCGCAAGCGAGCAATCCTTGTGCGAAGCCCTGAGTGCCGTTGCTGCGGCCAGGCGTGAAAGCCCCCTTCTGGCCGAGATGATCGCGTTCGTGCATGTCGAAGGACCCTCGCTCGACCCGGCAGATGGTCCGCGCGGTGCGCACCCGCTCGAGCATGTGCGCCCGCCGAGCATCGATGAATTCGCCCGATGGCAGAGCGCCGCCGAGGGCATGGTCGGGCTGGTGACTTTGTCGCCGCATTATGCGGAGGCGCGAGCCTATGTCGAGGCACTGTCCGCCCAGGGCGTGCTGGTGTCGATTGGCCATACCGGCGCCACACCGGAGCAGATCACTGCGGCGGTGGACGCAGGGGCGAGCCTGTCGACCCATCTCGGCAATGGCGCTGCCAGCATGCTGCCACGTCACCCCAACTTTATCTGGACGCAACTATCAGACGATCGACTGACGGCCAGTTTCATTGCTGACGGGCATCATTTACCCGCATCAACGCTCAAGGCCATGCTGCGGGCCAAGACATTGGACAAATCGATACTGGTTTCTGACGCAGCCGCTTTGGGTGGGCAGCCGCCGGGGCGCTATCGAAGCGCCATTGGCGGGGACGTGGACGTGTCTGCGGATGGGCGGCTCAGCGTTGCCGACACGCCTTATCTGGCGGGGGCAGGGCATTTGCTGGACCGCAATATCGCCTACGCCATCAAGGCGGGGGAAATTTCGTTGGCGCAGGCGTTGAATTTGGCGACCTGCAATCCGGGACGTTTCGTGGGCGGCAGGGGTGTGCTCGCTCCGGGTCAGCGCGCCGATATCACGCTGTTTTCCTGGGCGCCGGGCGACGAAAAGTTGACGATTGAAGACGTTTTCTTGGGCGGCGAGAGGGTTTTGGCATGA
- a CDS encoding sugar isomerase domain-containing protein, whose product MANNSVIDADALCAGYLSDVTALMRSILVEERDALDRAAARVADQVEADRLVYVYGPGGHSNLAAQEIFFRAGGLMHVSAILDEGTLLSNGALRSMAVERMPGYGKVVIDDQRLGEGDLLLLTNAYGINAALIDAAIAARGRGAFLIGFNSHAHANGSAPTHPARHPTRQNLHDIVDIAIDTKVPIGDALVTVDGVGESIAAVSTFANAFALNCLVIRTVAKLAERGVEPPIWRSGNAPGGDEANGRFLARFRDRVRWL is encoded by the coding sequence ATGGCCAATAATTCCGTGATCGATGCCGATGCCTTGTGCGCGGGCTATCTGTCGGACGTCACCGCCTTGATGCGGTCCATTCTGGTTGAGGAGCGCGATGCCCTCGATCGAGCTGCGGCCCGGGTGGCCGACCAGGTGGAGGCCGATCGGCTGGTCTACGTTTATGGCCCGGGTGGGCATTCCAATCTGGCGGCGCAGGAAATCTTTTTCCGTGCGGGCGGGTTGATGCATGTCAGCGCCATTCTGGACGAAGGCACGCTGCTGTCCAACGGCGCGCTGCGTTCCATGGCAGTGGAGCGAATGCCGGGCTACGGCAAGGTCGTCATCGACGATCAGCGCCTCGGCGAGGGTGATCTGCTGCTTCTCACCAATGCTTATGGCATTAACGCAGCGCTGATCGATGCAGCCATAGCCGCGCGCGGGCGTGGAGCGTTCCTGATCGGCTTCAACTCACACGCCCATGCCAATGGGAGCGCGCCAACCCACCCGGCGCGGCACCCGACCCGACAGAACCTGCACGATATCGTTGATATCGCGATCGATACCAAGGTGCCGATCGGCGACGCGCTGGTGACTGTCGATGGCGTCGGCGAGAGCATCGCGGCGGTTTCCACTTTCGCCAACGCTTTTGCGCTCAACTGTCTGGTAATTCGTACCGTAGCCAAGCTGGCGGAGCGGGGCGTCGAACCGCCGATCTGGCGCAGTGGCAACGCGCCGGGCGGCGACGAAGCCAATGGCAGGTTCCTGGCGCGGTTCCGCGATCGCGTGCGCTGGCTGTGA
- a CDS encoding carbohydrate ABC transporter permease, producing the protein MSANPSTQSGKRRRMRKLLVDRSIDLILLVFSLLMLLPLVFLVSNGFKTPQEMLAWPPTIIPANPTIDNFAAVLQDTPLLRWIFNSILFAVLSTLAILATSSIAGYILAKFRYRSLNVIFALVLATAIVPFEVYMIPLYFQAQSMGILNSIWGLLLGYLVMSFGIFLIRQNVIHSIPDELLEAARIDGAGELWIFFRIVLPLLRGALGALGVLAFFQAWTAFAWPMIVATNREAYTIEVGLALFQTGFTVDLGRLSAASALVLIPSISLFVILRRNFVQGVASTGLKE; encoded by the coding sequence ATGAGTGCCAATCCTTCGACCCAAAGCGGCAAGCGCCGCCGCATGCGCAAGCTGCTCGTCGATCGCAGCATCGACCTCATATTGCTGGTGTTCAGCCTGCTGATGCTGCTCCCGTTGGTGTTTCTTGTCTCCAATGGCTTCAAGACGCCCCAAGAAATGCTCGCCTGGCCGCCCACCATTATTCCGGCCAACCCCACGATCGACAATTTCGCGGCCGTCCTGCAGGACACCCCGCTATTGCGCTGGATCTTCAACAGCATCCTGTTCGCGGTGCTGTCGACCCTGGCGATCCTGGCGACCTCCTCTATCGCCGGGTACATCCTCGCCAAGTTCCGTTATCGCTCGCTCAACGTGATCTTCGCCCTGGTGCTGGCGACCGCCATCGTGCCGTTCGAAGTCTACATGATCCCGCTCTATTTCCAGGCCCAAAGCATGGGCATCCTCAACAGCATCTGGGGATTGCTGCTCGGCTATCTGGTCATGAGTTTTGGCATCTTTCTGATCCGGCAGAACGTCATCCATTCCATTCCCGACGAACTGCTGGAAGCCGCGCGCATCGACGGTGCGGGTGAGCTCTGGATATTCTTCCGCATCGTCTTGCCGCTGCTGCGCGGTGCCCTCGGGGCGCTTGGCGTGTTGGCGTTCTTCCAGGCCTGGACCGCCTTTGCCTGGCCGATGATCGTCGCCACCAATCGCGAGGCCTATACGATCGAGGTGGGGCTGGCCCTGTTCCAGACCGGGTTCACCGTCGATCTGGGCCGCCTCAGCGCCGCATCGGCACTGGTGCTCATTCCCTCGATCAGCCTCTTCGTCATCCTGCGCCGCAACTTCGTTCAGGGCGTCGCCAGTACCGGGCTCAAGGAATGA
- a CDS encoding AGE family epimerase/isomerase produces the protein MSDPASFIGQATQTYADTNATSLRWLLARPLLGPGFLNSKQNSITLADYGPDDGLRGPQFTYGWIQGRGLEALVTHAAFFAASDPQLAASIDAAARPLYGILQQLWSAHGHAYFCYDTNLEPVVAGPDGATAPQARPAEIYTYSDIFVLKGLISAAARYDRPSLDHYLAQLPALIDAIEGGRFQMDERQALSADTAGNQPADFGPRMILLGAAGMLKRISRPDTARFADRFIAHVLEHYLDPASGLLRNVPGSDACNVGHGIEFVGFALDHLPPDANPALIEHLQAILIASFKAGFHGPGVALTVSVATGEPTSRYCPWWSLPETIRSAALCHERTGNALVLDIWRTAHAAFFDTYWRGEPAIAYQTMTGEGPVDFVPATPDLDPGYHTGLSLLAAVEAAARMGANRAPKTSTGA, from the coding sequence ATGAGCGATCCGGCAAGCTTCATCGGCCAGGCAACGCAGACTTATGCCGATACCAATGCGACAAGCCTGCGCTGGCTGCTGGCCCGGCCCTTGCTGGGCCCGGGCTTTCTGAACAGCAAGCAGAACAGCATCACCCTGGCTGACTATGGCCCGGACGATGGTCTGCGCGGCCCTCAGTTCACTTATGGCTGGATTCAGGGCCGGGGCCTCGAAGCACTGGTGACGCATGCCGCGTTCTTCGCGGCGTCTGACCCCCAATTGGCCGCGTCCATCGATGCGGCAGCACGACCGCTCTACGGCATTCTGCAACAGCTCTGGTCAGCGCATGGCCATGCCTATTTCTGTTACGACACCAACCTCGAGCCGGTTGTCGCCGGACCAGATGGCGCCACTGCGCCGCAGGCCCGGCCGGCAGAAATCTACACCTATTCCGATATCTTCGTTCTCAAGGGCCTGATTTCTGCCGCAGCCCGCTATGACAGGCCGAGCCTTGATCACTACCTCGCCCAGCTTCCCGCGCTCATCGACGCCATTGAAGGCGGGCGGTTTCAGATGGACGAGCGGCAGGCGCTCTCGGCCGACACTGCCGGCAACCAGCCCGCCGATTTCGGCCCGCGCATGATCCTGCTCGGCGCTGCCGGCATGCTCAAGCGCATCAGCCGGCCCGACACTGCCCGCTTTGCCGATCGCTTCATCGCCCACGTCCTTGAGCACTATCTCGATCCCGCTTCGGGCCTGTTGCGCAACGTACCTGGATCGGATGCCTGCAATGTTGGGCACGGCATCGAATTTGTCGGCTTTGCCCTCGACCATCTGCCCCCCGATGCCAATCCGGCCCTGATCGAACACCTGCAGGCTATTCTCATCGCCTCGTTTAAGGCCGGCTTCCATGGACCGGGCGTGGCACTCACGGTTTCTGTCGCGACAGGTGAGCCGACCAGTCGCTACTGCCCGTGGTGGTCACTGCCCGAAACCATCCGCAGTGCCGCCTTGTGCCATGAGCGCACCGGCAACGCGCTCGTGCTCGATATCTGGCGCACGGCGCATGCGGCATTTTTCGATACCTATTGGCGCGGCGAGCCGGCAATCGCCTATCAAACGATGACAGGGGAGGGCCCCGTCGACTTCGTTCCGGCCACCCCCGACCTTGACCCCGGCTACCACACCGGCCTCAGCCTTCTGGCGGCCGTGGAAGCAGCCGCTCGCATGGGCGCGAACAGGGCCCCCAAAACCAGCACAGGTGCATAA
- a CDS encoding ABC transporter substrate-binding protein, producing the protein MTSVSKLRRHLPASALRLALLGSVMGIAAVAAAPAVSAQEIRVWSGYPELAPFYEHVAEGMKAQHPDLSVKVEAIALREHEKRLALGLTSGEAAEVIELGTSTATRYLENGLFNAAPDDIAAFVQDPANFNDFFRDSASYDGTVYGLPLFRGQSALYYNTEMFEAAGLTEPPTDMADYTKYAEALTQRDANGAPTVSGWSLRLSGGGQGIAEKFWINMFQYGESLVEQDAAGKWKADFANEQGRAALKQYLENVHTLKTVTIEMPADAEAFEREQTAMFIRESWVIGDIAAKAPDLSYATATLPRGSIVAPVSLWISGEGAEAEAAWAFAQAANEPDNLLWLLDNVGWLPNRSGLDYSAILKAKPALAAFVDYPDTYEFFSLPNIGPVEEILTRTAARLTEAFANPALASDDAAIDAVLVAMQDEINALLQREGLLAE; encoded by the coding sequence ATGACAAGCGTATCGAAGCTACGCCGCCATTTGCCGGCGAGTGCACTCCGGCTAGCACTGCTCGGGTCAGTGATGGGCATTGCCGCAGTCGCTGCGGCGCCCGCCGTCAGCGCCCAGGAAATCCGCGTCTGGAGTGGCTATCCGGAATTGGCGCCGTTCTATGAGCATGTCGCCGAAGGCATGAAGGCACAACACCCCGATCTCAGCGTCAAGGTGGAAGCCATCGCGCTGCGCGAGCACGAAAAGCGCCTGGCGCTGGGACTGACATCGGGCGAGGCCGCTGAGGTCATCGAGCTCGGCACCTCCACTGCAACGCGCTATCTGGAGAATGGGCTGTTCAACGCCGCTCCCGACGATATTGCGGCTTTCGTGCAGGATCCCGCCAATTTCAACGACTTCTTCCGCGACTCCGCCAGCTATGACGGCACCGTCTATGGACTGCCGCTCTTCCGTGGTCAGAGCGCCCTCTACTACAACACCGAAATGTTCGAGGCGGCCGGTCTGACCGAACCACCGACCGACATGGCTGACTACACGAAATACGCCGAGGCGCTGACCCAACGGGACGCCAATGGTGCCCCCACCGTGTCCGGCTGGAGCCTGCGTCTGTCCGGCGGTGGCCAGGGCATTGCCGAAAAGTTCTGGATCAATATGTTCCAGTACGGCGAGAGCTTGGTCGAGCAGGATGCCGCGGGTAAGTGGAAGGCTGACTTTGCCAACGAGCAAGGCCGCGCGGCGCTCAAGCAATATCTGGAGAATGTTCATACGCTCAAGACCGTAACGATCGAAATGCCGGCCGATGCCGAGGCATTCGAGCGTGAGCAGACCGCGATGTTCATCCGTGAATCCTGGGTCATCGGCGATATCGCTGCCAAGGCACCGGACCTCTCCTATGCCACGGCCACGCTGCCGCGCGGCTCGATCGTGGCGCCTGTATCGCTGTGGATCAGCGGCGAGGGCGCGGAGGCGGAAGCCGCATGGGCCTTTGCGCAGGCCGCCAACGAGCCCGACAACCTGCTGTGGCTTCTGGACAATGTGGGCTGGCTGCCGAACCGTTCCGGCCTGGACTACAGCGCGATCCTCAAGGCCAAGCCGGCTTTGGCGGCGTTCGTCGATTATCCGGACACCTACGAGTTCTTCTCATTGCCCAATATCGGTCCGGTGGAAGAAATCCTCACCCGGACCGCGGCGCGGCTGACCGAGGCATTCGCCAATCCCGCTCTGGCGAGCGATGATGCAGCGATCGACGCCGTGCTGGTCGCCATGCAGGACGAGATCAACGCCCTGCTGCAACGTGAAGGGCTGCTGGCGGAATAA
- a CDS encoding glucosamine-6-phosphate deaminase, which produces MGEAAARDIANALREALARQQNVRMVFAAAPSQAQMLASLCAAEGIDWTRVAAFHMDEYIGLAPDAPERFAKWLDNNLFDRVPFAQVHHIVPEPDASAAAARYAQLLAAAPIDFVCLGIGVNGHIAFNDPPVADFADPLDVKVVTLDEQCRQQQVDDDCFANFDDVPEQAITLTVPRLIRAGRLFCVVPGQLKRDAVRASLYGPISTECPASILRQHPDCSLYLDAESDPNGQ; this is translated from the coding sequence ATGGGCGAGGCCGCAGCCCGAGATATTGCCAATGCCCTGCGTGAGGCGCTGGCGCGTCAACAGAATGTGCGCATGGTTTTCGCTGCCGCACCCAGCCAGGCCCAGATGCTGGCCTCATTGTGCGCCGCCGAGGGTATCGACTGGACGCGCGTTGCCGCTTTTCACATGGATGAATATATCGGTCTTGCTCCCGACGCGCCTGAGCGCTTCGCCAAATGGCTTGATAACAATCTGTTCGATCGCGTGCCGTTTGCCCAGGTACATCACATTGTTCCTGAGCCTGACGCCTCGGCCGCGGCGGCGCGATATGCACAATTATTGGCTGCGGCGCCGATCGACTTTGTTTGCCTGGGGATCGGGGTCAACGGGCACATCGCCTTCAACGATCCACCGGTTGCCGACTTTGCCGATCCTCTGGACGTCAAGGTGGTTACCCTTGATGAACAATGCCGCCAGCAACAGGTCGACGACGATTGTTTCGCCAATTTTGATGATGTTCCTGAACAGGCGATTACCCTTACCGTGCCGCGCCTGATACGCGCCGGTCGGCTTTTTTGCGTAGTGCCTGGTCAGTTGAAGCGGGACGCGGTGCGCGCGTCTCTTTATGGTCCGATCAGCACCGAGTGCCCGGCCAGCATCCTGCGCCAGCACCCCGATTGCAGCCTTTACCTTGATGCGGAGTCCGACCCCAATGGCCAATAA
- a CDS encoding neutral/alkaline non-lysosomal ceramidase N-terminal domain-containing protein, with protein sequence MIRAGAASVDITPAAGLHLAGFAARTMPATGTHDPLTARAIVVEDTAVVVLDVIGLHEDMTARIRQRSPLPDDRIIVAATHTHGAPVSMKGRLGRTSDPAFLQHIEDGAVEALRLAYANRRPATIAAGMGGDSAVAWNRRHVDGPLDRSVPMIRIRDADGRYIAVMASYACHPVVLAADNLLMTADYPFYVRQALETAHPGAVALFLTGCAGDANTGHTAQASWTLAANSARTFATAQRLGERIAAAALEAGEQAATDIVRAAHRELELALTRLEAAPLPVLAARWRLEQQTAEPVRATLLRHWIEWAERNRDVVPGTWRARVSLLDWGGIPIVAMPGEIFSETGLSVRSACGGRPAFVLAYAEGTPGYIPPRSEFAFGGYEVDEAHRFIGMPGTFAPGSAEALAEAAHSLLRERHLTAQPVA encoded by the coding sequence ATGATCCGTGCTGGGGCGGCGAGTGTCGACATAACGCCAGCAGCGGGGCTGCATTTGGCGGGCTTTGCGGCGCGGACGATGCCGGCGACGGGCACGCATGACCCGCTCACGGCGCGGGCAATCGTAGTCGAGGATACAGCGGTCGTGGTCCTCGACGTGATCGGCTTGCACGAGGATATGACGGCCCGGATCCGCCAACGCAGTCCACTGCCGGACGACAGAATCATCGTGGCGGCCACGCATACCCATGGTGCGCCGGTATCCATGAAGGGGCGATTGGGCCGGACCAGCGATCCTGCATTCCTGCAGCACATCGAAGACGGTGCTGTCGAGGCGCTGCGACTGGCCTATGCAAACAGGCGACCCGCGACAATTGCCGCGGGCATGGGCGGAGATTCCGCTGTAGCCTGGAACCGGCGCCACGTTGATGGTCCCTTAGACCGATCCGTACCAATGATCCGCATTCGCGATGCAGACGGGCGCTACATTGCAGTGATGGCGTCCTATGCCTGCCATCCAGTGGTGCTGGCCGCGGACAATCTTCTTATGACAGCGGACTATCCATTCTATGTTCGCCAGGCGCTGGAGACCGCGCATCCCGGGGCAGTTGCGCTGTTTCTCACCGGCTGCGCCGGCGATGCCAATACCGGCCACACGGCCCAGGCATCCTGGACTCTGGCGGCCAACAGCGCCCGCACCTTTGCCACGGCGCAGCGTCTGGGGGAGCGCATCGCCGCAGCGGCACTTGAAGCCGGCGAGCAAGCCGCGACCGACATCGTCCGCGCTGCGCATCGTGAGTTGGAGCTGGCATTGACGCGCCTCGAAGCAGCGCCCCTGCCGGTCCTGGCTGCTCGTTGGCGCCTCGAACAACAAACGGCCGAACCGGTGCGGGCCACTCTGCTCAGGCACTGGATCGAGTGGGCGGAACGCAATCGCGATGTGGTGCCGGGTACCTGGCGCGCCCGGGTCAGCCTGCTCGATTGGGGCGGCATTCCCATCGTGGCCATGCCAGGGGAAATCTTCAGCGAGACGGGTCTGTCGGTGCGTAGCGCCTGTGGGGGGCGGCCGGCATTCGTGCTCGCCTACGCCGAGGGCACGCCCGGCTACATCCCACCGCGCAGCGAGTTTGCGTTCGGCGGCTATGAGGTGGATGAGGCGCATCGTTTCATCGGCATGCCAGGTACTTTTGCCCCCGGTTCAGCCGAGGCGCTGGCGGAAGCCGCGCATTCGCTGCTTCGTGAACGCCACTTGACAGCGCAACCGGTTGCATAA
- a CDS encoding Gfo/Idh/MocA family protein, with amino-acid sequence MAEKLGIGIIGLGMASLPHARALLALRDRIEALHAFSPSRERRDAFAAAHGLPTTDTIEAIFNDRRVDAVLVLTPPNTHLEIVQMAAAAGKHVLLEKPIEVSVDRAEQLVDVADAAGIILGMVLQNRFRPAALKLKTIIEQDRLGQLVQVSARTNYWRPQSYYDEPGRGTLARDGGGVLLTQAIHNLDLMVSLVGMPETVTGFVSTSPVHIMEGEDVAAATMRFPNGALGSITATTCAFPGQADAIEITGVAGSATLAGTHLTVRSHDGSNIDFEGADAGSGSGADPMEFSSQAHQALIEDFADAVARCRKPVACGRDVLAVHNLIAAIIESHGLPIQLKHGLSPRS; translated from the coding sequence GTGGCTGAAAAACTCGGCATTGGCATCATTGGCCTGGGCATGGCGTCCCTGCCGCATGCACGCGCGCTATTGGCGCTACGCGATCGGATCGAAGCCCTCCACGCCTTCAGCCCTTCGCGCGAACGTCGCGACGCCTTCGCTGCGGCGCATGGTCTTCCAACAACGGACACGATTGAAGCGATTTTCAACGATCGGCGTGTCGATGCCGTGCTGGTCCTGACCCCGCCCAATACGCATCTCGAAATCGTGCAAATGGCCGCTGCAGCCGGCAAGCATGTGCTGCTGGAAAAACCGATCGAGGTCAGCGTCGATCGAGCCGAGCAATTGGTGGATGTTGCCGATGCGGCGGGAATCATCCTTGGCATGGTGCTTCAAAACCGGTTCAGGCCCGCTGCCCTGAAACTCAAGACCATCATTGAACAGGACCGCCTCGGACAATTGGTCCAGGTGAGTGCCCGTACAAACTACTGGCGTCCTCAGAGCTATTATGACGAGCCCGGGCGCGGCACCTTGGCACGCGACGGCGGTGGCGTCCTGCTAACTCAGGCCATCCATAACCTTGACCTGATGGTCTCGCTCGTCGGCATGCCTGAAACGGTAACAGGCTTTGTTTCCACCAGCCCGGTCCACATCATGGAGGGAGAAGATGTGGCAGCGGCGACAATGCGTTTTCCCAATGGCGCCCTGGGCAGCATCACCGCCACCACCTGCGCCTTTCCTGGGCAGGCAGATGCCATAGAAATCACTGGAGTCGCAGGAAGCGCCACACTGGCGGGAACACACCTCACAGTACGGTCGCATGATGGCTCCAACATCGATTTTGAAGGCGCTGATGCTGGTTCCGGATCGGGGGCCGATCCAATGGAATTTTCCAGCCAGGCTCATCAAGCCCTAATTGAGGATTTTGCGGACGCGGTCGCCCGGTGCCGGAAACCGGTGGCCTGCGGGCGCGATGTCTTGGCGGTTCACAATCTGATCGCCGCGATAATCGAGTCCCACGGCCTTCCGATCCAGCTCAAGCATGGTTTGTCGCCACGATCCTGA